A single region of the Salvia miltiorrhiza cultivar Shanhuang (shh) chromosome 8, IMPLAD_Smil_shh, whole genome shotgun sequence genome encodes:
- the LOC130996559 gene encoding tyrosine-protein phosphatase RLPH2-like: MATSKARMVCCVGDIHGYIRKLQNLWSNLEKALPPSDFQSALIIFLGDYCDRGPNTKEVIDFLISLPSNYPNQRHIFLCGNHDLAFAAFLGLLPSPVDGSDFSATWEEYAMNEERERWYKGEGYENMHLQGRRWAGRMIGFNRAKNTDYQGSIYDAAPTFQSYGVPHGSAELRKAVPDEHKKFLADLVWVHEEDNVSIETEKGVQNCKLIAVHAGLEKGKGVKEQLNYLRAKDTRIPKVEPLSGRKDVWDIPEELRGTPTIVVSGHHGKVHIEELRLIIDQGGGIESNPVAAIVFPSKTLVLDTGDIVSDSR; the protein is encoded by the exons ATGGCTACAAGTAAAGCGAGAATGGTTTGCTGCGTAGGCGACATCCACGGTTACATAAGAAAACTGCAAAACTTGTGGTCTAACCTCGAAAAAGCACTACCCCCCTCTGATTTCCAATCTGCCCTAATTATATTCCTGGGCGATTACTGCGACAGAGGCCCTAATACTAAGGAAGTCATCGATTTCTTGATTTCACTCCCCTCAAACTACCCTAATCAACGTCATATCTTCCTCTGCGGCAACCATGACCTCGCATTCGCTGCTTTCCTGGGGCTTCTCCCTAGCCCCGTCGACGGCTCCGATTTCTCTGCGACGTGGGAGGAGTACGCCAtgaatgaggagagagagaggtggtacAAGGGTGAAGGCTACGAGAATATGCATTTGCAGGGAAGAAGGTGGGCAGGCAGGATGATTGGCTTTAATCGCGCCAAGAACACTGATTATCAGGGCTCCATTTACGATGCCGCCCCTACTTTCCAATCCTATGGGGTTCCGCATGGATCTGCAG AGTTGAGGAAGGCAGTTCCAGACGAGCACAAGAAATTTCTTGCAGATTTGGTTTGGGTTCATGAAGAG GATAATGTAAGTATAGAGACAGAAAAAGGAGTGCAGAACTGTAAACTGATAGCTGTACATGCTGGTTTGGAGAAAGGTAAAGGGGTCAAAGAGCAGCTAAATTATCTGAGAGCCAAGGATACGAGGATCCCTAAAGTCGAACCTCTTAGTGGAAGAAAGGACGTCTGGGACATCCCAGAG GAATTGAGGGGAACTCCAACTATTGTGGTGAGTGGTCACCATGGAAAGGTCCATATTGAAGAGTTGAGGTTAATAATTGATCAGGGAGGTGGCATTGAGAGTAACCCAGTGGCTGCTATTGTGTTCCCATCGAAGACCCTCGTGCTCGACACTGGCGATATAGTCTCTGATTCTCGATGA
- the LOC130996558 gene encoding dnaJ protein ERDJ2-like — MAAAEENSALFPIFVLTMIALPLVPYTFVNLYLTFRKKSQNINCRCSACFRSGKYRKSIFRRISNFSTYSNLTVLLLWVVVVLLSFYIKHINTEIQIFEPFSILGLEPGVSEPEIKKAYRKLSILYHPDKNPDPEAHKYFIDYISKAYQALTDPISRENFEKYGHPDGRQGLQMGIALPQFLLNIDGASGGILLLGIVGVCIILPLTIAVIYLSRSSKYTGNYVMHHTMYAYYHYMKPSLAPSKVMEVFIRAAEYMEIPVRRNDEESLQKLFVLVRSELNLDLRNIRQEQAKFWKQHPALVKSELLIQAHLTRETAALSPYLQRDFKKMLALAPRLLEELIKMAIIPRTQQGHGWLRPAIGVVELSQSMIQAVPLSSRKATGGSSEGYGPFLQLPHFTESVVKKIARKKVRSFQDLREMKQQERAELLTQVAGFSDAEAQDVEIVLEMMPSISIDLTCETEGEEGIQEGDIVTMQAWITLRRWNDSIRAFPHAPYFPYEKEENFWLLLADASSNDVWMSQKVNFMDEATAIIAASKAIQELKEGSGASAKEINIAVKEAIDRVKSGSRLVMGKFQAPSEGNYNLTSYCLCDAWIGCDAKSNVKLKVLKRTRAGTRNVVSTDEVPSLEDGADDEDEEGDDEYDDDYESEYSEDDEDVRGQDTKGAVANGSVHDEPNDSSSDDCSER, encoded by the exons ATGGCTGCGGCTGAAGAGAACAGTGCGCTGTTCCCCATTTTTGTGTTGACGATGATTGCACTGCCTCTAGTGCCTTATACTTTTGTCAACTTATACCTCACATTCAGAAAAAAGAGCCAGAATATTAATTGCCGTTGTTCAGCTTGCTTCCGCTCCGGGAAGTATCGAAAATCCATATTTAGACGC ATTTCAAACTTTTCGACTTACAGCAACCTTACGGTTTTGTTACTCTGGGTGGTGGTGGTTCTTTTGAGTTTCTACATCAAACATATTAACACTGAG ATCCAAATATTTGAGCCATTCAGCATACTGGGATTAGAACCTGGAGTGTCAGAACCAGAAATAAAGAAGGCCTATAGGAAACTTTCCATTTTATACCATCCTGATAAAAATCCAGACCCAG AGGCTCACAAGTACTTTATCGATTATATATCCAAGGCTTATCAGGCTCTGACTGATCCTATATCACGGGAGAACTTTGAGAAGTACGGGCATCCTGATGGCAGGCAG GGCCTTCAAATGGGAATCGCTCTTCCCCAGTTCCTTTTGAACATTGATGGAGCATCTGGTGGAATTTTGCTACTTGGAATCGTAGGAGTTTGTATTATTCTACCCCTGACAATAGCCGTCATATACTTGTCAAGGTCATCAAAATATACGGGGAATTATGTCATGCATCACACAATGTATGCTTATTACCATTATATGAAGCCTTCATTAGCTCCAAG CAAGGTGATGGAAGTTTTCATTAGGGCTGCTGAATACATGGAGATTCCAGTTCGTCGAAATGATGAAGAATCACTTCAGAAATTATTTGTGTTGGTCAGGAGTGAGCTAAATCTGGACCTTAGAAATATCCGACAAGAACAAGCTAAATTTTGGAAACAGCATCCTGCTTTAGTAAAG TCTGAGTTATTGATTCAAGCACACCTGACCCGTGAAACCGCAGCATTATCTCCATATTTGCAGCGAGATTTTAAGAAAATGCTTGCCCTTGCACCTCGTCTTCTTGAAGAACTAATTAAG ATGGCAATCATACCACGTACCCAACAGGGACATGGATGGCTGAGACCTGCAATTGGAGTGGTTGAGCTATCCCAGAGTATGATCCAG GCTGTCCCCCTCAGTTCAAGAAAAGCAACTGGGGGTTCAAGTGAAGGTTATGGTCCATTTCTCCAGCTGCCACATTTTACTGAATCAGTGGTAAAAAAGATTGCCAGAAAg AAAGTTCGCTCATTCCAAGATCTTCGTGAAATGAAACAACAAGAGCGTGCAGAGCTGTTGACTCAGGTTGCTGGCTTTTCTGATGCTGAAGCCCAAGATGTGGAGATCGTCCTTGAGATGATGCCTTCCATTTCAATTGATTTAACATGTGAGACGGAAGGTGAGGAGGGAATACAAGAGGGTGACATTGTGACCATGCAAGCTTGGATCACACTTCGGCGATGGAATGACTCGATCCGTGCCTTTCCGCACGCTCCTTACTTTCCTTATGAAAAAGAGGAGAATTTTTGGCTACTGCTTGCAGACGCCTCTTCAAATGATGTCTGGATGTCGCAAAAGGTTAATTTCATGGATGAGGCTACTGCAATAATTGCTGCATCTAAAGCAATTCAAGAGTTGAAGGAGGGGTCTGGTGCTAGTGCTAAGGAAATTAACATAGCTGTGAAAGAAGCAATTGATAGAGTGAAATCGGGTTCGAGGTTGGTGATGGGCAAGTTCCAGGCCCCTTCCGAGGGAAACTACAACCTGACCTCCTACTGCTTGTGTGATGCATGGATTGGTTGCGATGCAAAGTCCAATGTTAAGCTCAAGGTATTGAAACGAACTCGTGCTGGCACAAGGAACGTTGTTTCTACCGATGAAGTGCCATCGTTAGAGGATGGAGCTGATGATGAAGACGAGGAAGGCGACGATGaatatgatgatgattatgaGAGCGAGTACAGCGAAGATGATGAGGATGTCAGGGGTCAAGATACTAAAGGAGCTGTGGCAAATGGCTCGGTACATGATGAGCCAAATGATTCGAGTTCTGATGATTGTTCAGAGAGATGA